The nucleotide sequence TAAACTTTCAGGAACCGCCAATGGACTCAGGATCAAGACATGGCAGGGAGGCTCAGGCAGTGCAACCAACATTGTTTTCCAGAATGTGCAAATGAATGATGTCACCAACCCCATCATAATCGACCAGAACTACTGTGACCACATAACCAAAGACTGCAAACAACAGGTAATATTAACCAACTAATTAGTTTCTAATCATTCCGTTAATTTATCCGGCGACGAAACCCTAATAACTTTCTTGATCGTTTAACTTTGTTATGGCAGAAATCGGCGGTTCAAGTGAAAAATGTGTTGTACCAAAACATTAGAGGAACAGGTGTTATCGGCGACGCGATAACGTTTAACTGTAGCCAAAGTGTTCCTTGTCAGGGGATTGTGCTGCAAAATATTCAACTGCAGAATGGAAGAGCTGAATGCAACGATGTTCAGCCTGCTTACAAAGGAGTTGTCTCTCCAAGATGTTAAAAACTAGAGCTCATAATTAAGGGCATTGTGAAATAGTTTATGCATTCTTGTACCAAATAGCacataaataattgtttgttggttggtttgtaattttatgtttaatttgtcatgtacataaaCATATTCATAAAGAAAAAGATACAACCGTGTCTACTTTGTTGGAAGAAGTTCTGCGTTCAAATATTGTGAACAAATGTTgataaaaatagaaaacaaagaaagttcGAGTCAACTTGGCCCGACTAGCCTAACCCGAGTAACCTCTCTCCGACGAGAGAGCCTTCCAACCAAGGTTTCTCCACCATAAGGCTCGAATCGTTACTGTATTTTGGCTGTGGCCGGGATTCCTTATATCTCTACTTGTATCCCAGCCGTATGACAGCCTGAGAATGGTTAACTCAACCTTGTCTGAAATcggattttcattttcattgtcTAAGAGGGCGTGTGTGGATGGGAAAGAAGTTCGAAGTTGACAGAAATGAAAGGTTTGCACAAATGTACGTGTGGCTATCTGAAGGGTTCAACAGGAGCAGACTCTTCGAGAGAGAGTGCAGCCTTGAAACATTCAGCAGCCTCTAATGAAGAAGATGGCTTACCCTGAGATTTGTACAGTATACCAAGGTTATACCATGCAGAATGGTTCGATCTATCAAGGTTTAGTGCATTCAACAGAAGGCTTCGGATAACTGTGTGAGAGTGGTGTGAGCTGCCGCCAAGATGTCTGAGGACAACAGCCGTAGAGATCAAGCTCGGTACATGGGAGGGGTCAATATCCAGAGCTTCTGAATATGCTCTTAGAGATTCTTTATAGAGGCCCTTCCTTTCATAAAGTAAACCTGCAAAATGCACGAAGTTCCACATGATTAGAGCAGCAGAAGTTTCCGCAAACAAAAATATACATAAATCCATATGTTTCTTTCACAATTGTTAATGCTTTAAAACCACGATAACAAATTAATTAGTGAGCGATCTAATCCTTCCTAGACAAGGAAAATAGAACACTTTATCAAGATATTgattacaaaaagaaaaaaaaaaagaacacaaaCACGGTGATTGTCTGATTATACCTGTGGCATGGCATCTGTCAGCAGAGTAAGCACTTCTGGATTTAGATTTGGCCAGACAAGCCTCAGCATCACGCCATTGTGAAAGATTTATATAGAAATATGCCAGGTCATTCCATATTTCCAAGTTCAACCTTCCAGATAAATCTCTGGTACTCTGTCATTAACAAAACAAACACGATTAATTGCAGTCGAACAATATTATCTGTAAAATCATATCAACGAGAGATGTCTAAGCTAACAAAAACTGTGTTTAGAAAACAATGCACAATTATCCCAACGTTAATGTCAGTGTATCAAAAGAAGATAATTTCGTGACCAAACACTCACATCCTAATCTGAGGACATGATTTATACGCCTACTTCTCCTATTCCTTTCAATGAAAAGCTTCATAAAAATTTGTATGAATATGATATTTCAACTTAGCTGTTATTCCCTTTCGTTCTCTCATCACATCAAGGTTCCAGCATGCTAACTGGTTGTAAAACCAAACACTCACATCCTAATCTGAGGACATGATTTATACGCCTACTTCTATTCCTTTCAATGAAAAGCTTCATAAAAATTTGTATGAATATGATATTTCAACTTAGCTGTTATTCCCTTTCGTTCTCTCATCACATCAAGGTTCCAGCATGCTAACTGGTTGTAAAACCCTTATTACTATCATTTGGTCAGAGACTCAGAGGTTCACGAGTAGCGATGATCATTCCAAAGAATAATTTCAGTATCCAaggtatatgaaaaaaaatatctacTCCCTAAACCGTTGtacagataaaaaaaaaaggaaccctGTCTTTCAAATAGTTTGATTCAAATAAATGtgaaaattaatcaaatgatGTCCCTTTGGAAGCTTCTTCCCGTAACCAAAGCTTTTATTCTCAACTTGAACAAAAGCAAGAATGTGAGTATAGGTTGCAATGGCATTTTTAAACTGACCCTGGGCAATTTGAAGTTTGGCTTTGGTTCTCAGTAGTTCTCCTTGTTCCCATTTCCCTGTCTGATCCAAAGCAGCCTCTATGATCGTTTCAGCATCCACAAACCGTTTCTGAGCTGACAGTATTCTGGTCAATAATAACCAACCTCTAACATTACAACCACCTTCCAGCTTTAGCATTTTCTTTGCACAATCAAGTGCAGCATCCAACTCTCTCTGCTCAGCATATTCTAGGCTGAGATGGTAAAGAAAAACAGGGTCACTCATTGTTGTCATTCTCCCAGAAGTTTCCAAGGCCTGACGTGCCTCATCCTGTCTTGTCACTCTCTCACAATCAGCAATCGCTGATTTAGAATGCACAGAAAGTGATATGCCCAACAAACAAGTGGTGGTACTTTTCAAATGATCACATTTACCATCCAAACTTTCAAGGGCTCTGCAGGCAAATCCTACCCCTTCTTCTGCATGACGGGGACTGGGATTTTCCCCACATATCTTCGATGCCAATAACAAAGCTGGAAAACACATTGGATCCTCGCTCTTAATCAACAGTTTCCTCAGTAAATCTAAAGCAACTGAATCCTCACCTGCTCCATAGTAGCAGAGAGCTAGCTTGTAAAACCTTTATTTCCGATCCATAAACCCAGGTAGCAGTTCTTCAACTTGATTAGCTAAAGCCATGGTATCCCCTGCTACAGACAGAGCAAACGAAAGATGATCTAAGATTGATGGATCCCATTGAATTTTTTGAAGAGAAACTTTTCTAAGTAGTATCATTAGCAGAAGAATAGCTTCTTCTATACTGTTTCTGGGTATGAATGAACTGTCCATTTGGAAGCGTAGCTTTGGGGCGCTTGCTTCACACCCACTATACAGAAGCAAAACAGCAAAGTCCTTCTGAATCTTTGCAGTAGTTTCAACCTCAAGGTTCCGGTTATGGAGTAAAGCTCGTCGGTAAGACAAGATAGCTTCATGGAGACAATCAGACAATTTCCACAATTCTGGGAGCAACTCAACATTCTTGCTTATAATCTCCTGCAATTTACAGTCAGCGCCAAAGTTTTGAGGCAAGCCATCTGGAAATGAAGATTCAACAATGTCCTGAACAACTTTGCAAGACTGAGCAGCTTCTGCAAGAATGATTAAAAATATACATAAGCCATGCAGTGATGGCCTGATTTCAAGCAAAGTACACATATTCCTTTGTTCATTTTACCCATCCTAGAATCCTAGGTAAAACACTCAAGACAATGGTGAAGCATAACAGAACATTATTTTAAACTGAATTGGTTTGACGGTGACAACATtacaaaatgtcacaaaaacataTTTATATTCTGCAAACAAGAATGAAAATGTGTAAATGCGCTTATTACCTTTAAACCTCCCAATAGCCTCCAATGATTTTGCCTTCAGAAATATCGCTTCAAGAAGTAAAGTAACAGCATTCATAGACAACGGCGGAGTAGAAAAACTTTGAGAGCGCCTTTTACGACGCTCACCTCCTCTGGCAAGGGTGATTTTTATCTTCGGAGTCAATGCACCAATATCTATTGCTTCAAATACATGTAAAGCAGCTTCTATGTTTCCTTTCTGATATTCGTATCTTCCTAATAGCGCTCTTGCTTcctgaaaattcaaaatttataccttaaattaaacaaacaacTTCCAAGGTCACCGTTAAAAAGATTACATAGCTACAGATAGTCAGGTTCTAGAAAACAAACCTCATAGTTCAAACAGCCACTCTCACGCAGAGATGATTCAGCTTCTTCTATATTGCCAGCTTTCAGTTTCTTTGTAGCCTCCCCAGCTCGCGACGAAGATTCACTTGATTTATGATCCTTGGTTGCAATGGATTCATTTTCTGGAGGAACCATTTCATCTGCCGTTCTTAATTGCTCTCCTGAACGGAAACACTTCAGTACCTTTCTAAATTTCGAAGAAGGTTTACCCCTCCTCCCTGTTTCACTACTCCCCCTCTTCATAATGCTTCACTATGCTCCAAAATCTTAAACCACCAAAACCACCACCAACAATAACTCAGGAACTTTTATACGTAAAATCGAAATACAACGGTTAACTTGTAACTATTAGACCATGATCAAATTAAGATAAATAATCAATCACGCAATCAAACACTAAACCTCGAACTTTTGCACATAATTACGATAATCACAACTAACTAATCCTGCATATAACCACATTTCCAACACTGGAAAAATAACATACTTACTAATCAAAATTAACATACAGAAAATTCAAGAGCAATGATAAACACTTAAATTTAGAAAAATTCAATACCAAGACCCTAACTTTATCAATCACCATATGACAACaccaataaaaacaaaaccccATTAATCCCACTTCAGAAACTCCAACAGCATCATCCAATTCCCGCCCCCCACCCAACAAAACCCCTCAATTGGCACCATCCAGGACCAAAAGTCGAAACTTCACCATAAATTTCCAACACCACAGCCAAAACGACAATCCCAAACCCAAGAAATTGATAAAAACGACCTTTAATTGTACAAAACCCCGATAAAAAAAGCAATCAATCACCAATCACCTTTCGTTTTTGCAAAGCAGAAAAGCAGAGGAGGCCAATGCATTACTCCCACTACAGTTTGATTCCAATTCCCTTTCTACCCTTCTGATTGCTTGCTTCGGAGTGTGATTTGGGGAAGACAAGGgcattgaaattttttgaattggAAGCGTGCGGTTGAAGATTTTGCCGAGGGTTAAGAAATTGAGGGATTTAGaattaaagaaataaaagaaagttGGGGGTTTTTGGAAGTTGTATGCAtatgggacggaacgggacggtaAGGAACCGAGAGGAGAGGGAGTAAAAATGTTCTCGGATGGAAACAGGAGTAAGAAGAAGACGGAGATGTTATAACTTTGTGTTCTACTGACGTGGAACGAGTCGTTTCAAGGAGGTGAGACGGAatgaaaattcacccaaaattcgtcATGTGAAACAAcgcgttccacccattttaaACTCACCAAACGTAGGATGGAATGTTTCGTTCCATTCTATTCCATCTcatcccacgtaccaaatgATACCAAAGACCCGCCGGTGTAGAATCTATTTACTTTTTACCACGGCGGCTGAGGCTCATTGTTCGCCACGTGGAAAAACGGTGGCGTTTTATGACGCGTCGTTGGCGTTAAACGGGATTAACAACACCATTCCAAAGCCGGCTGTTATTTCTCATTCTTAACATTCTTTCCCGCTAATTTTCTTACGTATCTTCTAGATTACGTTGATGAAGGTTAGACACATTGTCCTAACTCAAATTATCAAACGTATATACTAtttaaacacacaaaattaattttaggtTGAATGTCGTATTTTAATATCGTTTTATAGTAGACAGTCAATGTGTTGAGTTGACAATCTATGTACTTTTACAAAACTCAATATATGTATTCAACATGTTATGTTTAAACAATTTGATACGTGAGGAAGTATATTGAAAGTAAGAATCTCATCAATAGGTAAACAATATATTTAACTATGGTCAGATTCGCTAATGTATGCAACATATACTCGTTGCACCAGGGCCGGCCCTAAGTATTGAGGGGCCCTATGCAAAATTTAGATGGAtgcccttcattttttttataattatttttttcaattttttcatctaTAGAACTAAACTATTACTAGTTACTACAACaaaaataagttgtttgatCGGCTATGTATTTTTCCTTACCTTCAAAGGTCCTGAGTTCGATACATGTTGGATGCGTTTTTGTTATCTTCTTTTTAAGTTTACAAATTTGCAAAAACTTATAATAGCAAAACAATATCATAGGGATTCGAACACAGCACAAGGTATATAAGGAAAAAGAGCTAAACCGCTAGCACTAGAACCACATATATAATTGTTTTTTGCATCTAATCTATTTTATATGCATCTGTATACATGTAATGAAAATTTGGGAGCCCTTCTGAATCGGGGCCCTGTGCGGTGGCACCTGTTGCACACCTTCAGGGTCGACTCTGCGTTACACATAAGTAGTAATTAATTAGCACAAATTTGAATTTCAATACCGAATTTCTTTTTGTCGTCTTGCATGCAtctgtttattattattttttttttaaataactattattttattaaggAAAAGGGGATGACTcaaaattattacaataatttaaagaATGAGGAGTTTCGAATATGAGACGCATAGATATAAACCCAACATCCTATCCACTAGGATATTGGACCACatgcttatatttttttttgtacaacaaCCCACACCCAAGACTTTGTTACAACTTACAAGTTTCAAAGGGCAAGAGGGAATTCGAACTCTGATCTTGAGTATAGAGGAAAATATTACCTGCCATTAGAGCTAAACACTTCGGTCTTGCATGCCTCTGTTTGTCATTTGATTCACTTTTGATTTATTCATCCTTGTGATTACAAACAAGAAGAGTAGGGCAacgaattttaaagaaaaaaaagtgcgAAAATCAATCCTTTTATTTTCAACACTATAGTATATTAACATCCTAACTACGATGCAATACTACTTTGTCATCCTTCCAAGCACTATAAAGTTAAGACTAtagttttttttctctcttcattTCAAACCAAACTTAATTCGCTCATTCGCtacttataaaataaatttgtatAGAATATTGAAAAGAGGTTATAAATTTGAATCTCTCAACTTTGTTTATTTCAAATcgagaaattaaaataaaaatctacTTACGATTCTAATTAAGTATATATGTTCCTCATATCAAAACAAAGTTATTTCTCTTTTGAGAGTAACCTAATCCATTAGTTATTTCGTTAGcatgttatatttttattaatttcaattcATTTATGTTAATATATCTCAAGTTCCATATCCTATTTGGAATATTACTTTTATGTGACAACTAATCATATTCCAAATTGGACTACCCCTTTCACAAAGTATAAACTTTCAAGAGTGCATTGCACTTAGAAAAAGTCGTAACAAAGTTCATGTTTTTGCCTACAACAACCCTACACCTAAGATTTTGTTACAAGTGAGATCAAACGGCGAGAGGAGATTCGAACTCCGATCTTGAGTGTAGCAGTAAATATTTCTAATTATTACAGCTCAATATGCTTTGTAAAAGTCAAATTTAATTGAACTTAACCAAATTATCATAATCTTTTCCTCTTATTCAATTGTAGTATCACGAATCGAAGACAATCGTTTGCCACATCGGATGGTGTGAGTGAAATCATTTTTAGACAATATGAAGCACGTGGCACAAAAACTTACATTAAATTGGGGTTAAACAGGGGAATTGGATTCCATCCGGATCAATTCCTACATCTTAGTCattcatcgtgtatcgtgtGGTTATAAATAATtcgatttaaaattaaacacaaatattatCTGACGAAAATTGACCGTACAATATAACTATAAACGGCTAAGATGTGAGAATCCGTAAAATTCCCACAAAATGGAtatggagaggatccctttccttaaACAGAATCTAATCCAAACCTTTTTTGACCTGCCAACTCCTAGCCTCCATAGAAAGCATAGGGGTATTTACGTCATTCTCTACATCAGGGCATTCTCGTAGTTTCTTGTACAATCATGGGCAATCCTTCAACTCCACATCTATAAATATAGAGAACCCAACCCCTTCTCCCATTCCTCAATCATATTTGTTTTCCCCTCTCTcaattcttctctctctcctcaatctttctctctctagcttctCTCTTCGATACAATCTTTCTCCAGATTCCGGCCACTTTGCCGTACGTCCGGCCACTTTCCCGTACGGCCTCTCCTCTCCCACCCAAatcttatcttctttttttcttttaatttaaattttttgtttatttgtttggtgggtcctgaatttttttaaattccctcTTTTGTCCCAGAGTCAGTTTCCTTTTTGCTGTGAAGTCACCGTTTTACCCCTCAATCGGTGACGTTTTGGTTTTTACTCCcaaaaacttttatttttaatcggATTTGTTATCcttcttgggttggatttgtgGTCCATTTTTTTATGAACTGCTGCTGCACACGTGGCATGCACACAGAGAGCGATCATATGAACACCAAAACGATGCGTTTGCCACCTCGTCGGATTTCGACGACCAATGCGTCAAATAATACCAACAGCAACAACAAGCGCAAGGAGAAGGAGGGTGACTTCGACGCGCTCCAGCGGACCAAGACGCTCAAGCTGTCCCCACCACCCCAAGCCAAGCCGTCCGAGCCAGCCCAGCCGCCCGGTCAGCTCCTGGCTGGCTATCTGGCGCACGAGTTCCTCACCAGGGGCACCCTCCTCGGGCAGCCGTGGGACCCGTCCCGAGCCGAGCCGGCTCCTTCGGGAGTCAGCAGCAGCAAGATCGAAGCCGAGCCGAAGTTCGAGAGCTTGGAGAGATACGTGGAAGTCGCTGATTTGCTGAAAACGGAGGGGGCCCACTTGGCTGGCGTTGTGAATCCAACTCAGCTCGCTGGGTTTTTACAGTTGTGAGGCAAAGGAGAGCTTTGTGGGGGACGCGCGGAGTGCAAGGATTAAAAATCCATCTGGCATTTTTGGCTCCAAATATGGAAATTAGGATTTCTGTAGGGGGCaaaatgcaaaagaaaaaatgttTAGTAGTTGCAGGGGCTTTTAGGTAGGCATTGCTTTATGAATGTGTGTCTCTCTCTTGTCATCCAAATGTATTATAAAATGTCCTCTTGTCATCCAAATGTATGATAAAATGTCATTTCAATTTAACAGATCGTTTTTTTACCTTCTATACACTTATCAATTTTTAATCGTTGTTATATTGaatgaattaaataaaattaaaagataaaaattaacaagaaatgtCTGAGATAAAAGAAAGTGTATAAATAATGTTACCCGAAAAACAATTTACACATTCATTATTTATCCCCTTGCACTTCTCCTATTTCTAGCCACACGAAATTGAATGAACCGAGGGTGAATTACGGGACATAAACAAGTAAAGGCGCGGTGTGCATAAAATAAGAGTGTGAGAATTATCTTCCATACGTTATTATCTGAATAATAGACACCTATTTTTGTTACCTATCGATATACTCTCTagtttcaaaataaatgatttatAATTTTGTTGTGAGTATCAAGATCTCTAACCATGAAGTATTGATGGGTAAGAATTCAGAACACGGTGAGATGCATCAATATTTAATCATAACTTTGAACAAGTGTTCCTCCATCTAACCTCTTTCTTTCCATTTGTTAACAATCTTCTTAGAAAATAATTTGTTGTCTACAGTTCGTTTTAGTTAGATTAATATCACAAATTTGTATGCAAATTACATTTATATCTTATGAAACAAAGTTCCATTTTCAGCCTTGAAAGGCCTACATCGTCACAGTACTTAAGCCTTTGAGGAGAGCTTCTTTTGTCCGGAACCCGGACAAAGCCTTTATTAGATGGGGTGGGACCAAATTTTGGAAATCGACGGACTTGACAAATCAGGGAGGTGGGGGTAGAGAGCGTGTTTTGTGAGTGGTCCGTCGAGGACACGTGGTCCAGCCTCCCTATTCAAAATTTTCTCTCCGCATAGGGGCGGAGCAACCCAAGGATCAAAACAAGGTCCCGGTCAGCTTCTCCTCTTCCAAATTCCTTTAACAAGACTTGGCTGCTGAATTTTCAGAAGCCAATTCCTGCTTAcccctaatttctggtggacacgtatttaaattttgattttttaattaaaacttgAACACGTGTTCACACGAAATTAGGTATAAGCAAGAGAGGTTAATTCCAATTCCTTACCCTTCTTTCTAGTGTAAAATGCGCCTTTGTTGAGGGAAACGGATCCTCGTCAGATCTTTTTTATGGGAATATCAGGGATCTCGTGATCGTTCATAGTATATCGTacagtcagaaatcattttaaactataaaatttaaaattaaatataaatagtacctaacgaaaactgaccgcacgatgtacgatgaacggccACAATCATTGGATCTCTAGGATTCCCAAGAAAAGATCCGGATCATTTTCCCTAGTTTAGAAGTACGTCTATGTGACACCTCAAACACAAGCATCATTTTGCAACATTTATAAATATAGAGTTTACCTTAAACAGTAACAAAAACCAATATTAGAAATCCCACACCTAAAATAACATCTACATCCAAACACTTAAAGTCAGTTGAAGTAAATTAATCGGACGCCATACATTAATCCACCGAACATTAGTTCAACAACAATATTAGCCGTCCAAGTTGCATGtacttctatttatttttttaaatttgaattgaataaatcaaagaagAACCAACAAACATAAATAATTAGTGTATGGTTGTGATTGCTACATGCTGTAATTGTTGTGATTATACAATGTACAATATCCAGGCTTCTGTAGTTGTTACATATTTGGCGTTTGTTACCAGGAATCCCATCGCGAGCACCGGCCAGCAAGGCGGTCGGATTCGTCGCCGCCACCTTGTTCCTCATACTTTTGGACGTTGGGAAGGAGAGTGCTTAATGTGGTTGGATAAGGAGAAAAAATTGGTTGTGCCTACATGCCGACTGGTTGATCTTCCTAAAGAAATCCAACGAAATAAACTTGCGCTGGCTTGTTGGTATATCAAGATTTTAACCTCTTTTTGTTTAGTCCaacaagaaattttttttatgctcTTTCCCTAACTGTCTCCTTCTTCGTATGCATAAGCAAACATGAAATATGAACAAAATCTTATCTTTTGTATCAATTGGGGAACATCTTTGCTCCACCAAAAATTGACttggagaaaagagagaaacgTACACTTTCTCATCTTGTCAATTTCTATCTTCCATCACCTTCtcttttgagatttttattgtCTCAAGAATGGAGgcagattgtttgccctcctttTACCATGTCcttctcatcccctcctatttgtgcggtcacggttaaaccacgtcaacatgtCTTATtagctttataaaaaaattaatataaaatattgacgtgactacATAACGTAAGAGGGGATGAGAATGAcatgataatgagaaggtagaCAATTTGGCTCCCTCAAGGATTCGCTCACAACCGCCCCATTTCCAATTGAAAAAACATATTCTATGCATTGATTTCCCTTAAAAAGAGGAATACTCCTAACATCTATTTGATTTGGCGCAAATTTTCCAATGCATCCCTCATCAACAAAAGACTGTTTTAGAAAGATAATATTTTTAGCACCACGAAAAGATGTTTTATAATGTGTTtatcgagagatttttcaatataacCGGTACACGGGGTAGTACATCATGTGTCATTATAAATGGTAGATATGTGTgccaaaaagttaataacttaaaaaataaaatttcctaccacttctattaaaacacgtggtgtaccacttgtattcccgtcacaaataaaaatttctcGTGTTTAACCCTGAGCTTGCCATGAATTCTAATAGGATTAAggaaacaaaatatatatatatatatatatatatatatatatataaatcctTAAAACCTTAGAAATTTGATAAAACCTAGTAAACGTATAAACGTTGGAAGTTGACTtaaaaaaacccataatttgttGCGGTGTTTCGAGTTGGTGAGTATAGATATGGTGCTTCTATTGGGTCGGGTGTTCCTCGCATCACcaccttctctttgttgtctgCCTTTGTTGACATTGTTGCTCGTGGATTCCCACGAGCTTCTTTCAATTGGCTGCAGGTTCTTTGTTGTATGTTGCTCTGCTAGGAGTGAAGCTTGGGATTGGATACTGGTATCGATGAGGCAAGGCTTAATTAGGGGCAAGAATTTGTGTGGATTGACATGCACGGCTGCTGTTTTGGTGGTTCCAGCAGTGGTTATGACGGAGGATGCAGCGGAACTGgttgttttcaaatttcttttgttttggtctCAACTTCTGGTTGGGccattgttgtttgtttgtgtttttggtttttgggccTTTTTGTTGTAAATTTTAGTCCTCTGTATTGTAAAATTTGTTGTTGCTGGTAATGGATGTTAccttggattaaaaaaaaaaaaagaagtgatAAGTCATGGGCACAAATCAAATAATAGAGGTCAAATCTGCAATGCTTGACTTTCACTACCAAAATTTACATCTTTCAATCAGATCAATTTACTTCATCATACGGATTCTACTTCAAAATAGCTCTGTTTCCTCTAAAAATCTGGCTCCCACACTTGTTGTAAATTTTTCTTTCACGTCATCATTGAAAGAGAAAAAATTCGCATCACTTGAGAAGTCCTTGAAAAACTTGAAAGTGCACTGTTTGTACTATAGGTGATCAATCCCGACATTACTAAGTTTTTGCTACGTGCTGAGGCAAGTCCACCAAAGCACACCTGTCGAAGGCGTGTCCTCGGAAGCACACATGGCGAAAGAAAAAGGTCTCGGATAAATGATCCTCGTGATGTTAAGGTAATCGGATGATAAACTTCGTGATTAAAAAAACAAGATTTAAATCTTTGTGGTGTAATCTATTAACAAATTTAGTTCAAAAGTGATTTTTTCGTTAAATATCTATTAATGTAAGGGTAAAAATGTACTTTAACGTTTGCATCGTCTTCTTCCTTGTCTCTGCTCTATTAGAGCATCTCCTTGAAAATGTCAAAATATCTACATAAACTATAACAGTAATAAAAGACCATACTAATATTCTCCAATCTAATGTTACTTCCTATATACAGCTGGCATGTATTGGCAGCACAAAGGTTGCTGtcaaattcttcaaatatttttttattaattttttttatgggaaACGCTGAAACTGAAGGCAAAAGAAGCAGCCAGAAAGACCGAAGCTTGAATTTTGGAAAACCAGAGAGAGAACAGAgagaagaaaagcagaaagccaAACGCAGAAGCCAGATGTAAGAAAGACTCCTCCTTCTTCAGCTTCTCTCCGCCGTACACCGCACTAGTACTGGCGAGCTCTCGGAGgttgaatttgattgtatcaGTGTCGGGTTCGAATTGGGTGTGAGGGACTTGCGGGCGGGAAGCCTTTCTTGGTGAGGCTGCGTTTGATTTTATCAGCGTCGGGTTCG is from Malus sylvestris chromosome 5, drMalSylv7.2, whole genome shotgun sequence and encodes:
- the LOC126624665 gene encoding uncharacterized protein LOC126624665; translated protein: MNCCCTRGMHTESDHMNTKTMRLPPRRISTTNASNNTNSNNKRKEKEGDFDALQRTKTLKLSPPPQAKPSEPAQPPGQLLAGYLAHEFLTRGTLLGQPWDPSRAEPAPSGVSSSKIEAEPKFESLERYVEVADLLKTEGAHLAGVVNPTQLAGFLQL